The genomic window atatcgatcagaaacgttacgatactgctgagaagggttatatcaatcagaaacgttacgatactgctgagaagggttatatcgatcagaaacgttacgatactgctgagaagggttatatcaatcagaaacgttacgatactgctgagaagggttagggttatatcaatcagaaacgttacgatactgctgagaagggttagggttatattgatcagaaacgttacgatactgctgagaagggttatatcgatcagaaacgttacgatactgctgagaagggttagggttatatcaatcagaaacgttacgatactgctgagaagggttatatcgatcagaaacgttacgatactgctgagaagggttagggttatatcgatcagaaacgttacgatactgctgagaagggttatatcaatcagaaacgttacgatactgctgagaagggttagggttatatcgatcagaaacgttacgatactgctgagaagggttagggttatatcgatcagaaacgttatgatactgctgagaagggttatatcgatcagaaacgttacgatactgctgagaagggttagggttatatcaatcagaaacgttacgatactgctgagaagggttatatcgatcagaaacgttacgatactgctgagaagggttagggttatatcaaccagaaacgttacgatactgctgagaagggttagggttatatcaatcagaaacgttacgatactgctgagaagggttagggttatatcaatcagaaacgttacgatactggtgagaagggttatatcaatcagaaacgttacgatactgctgagaagggttagggttatatcaatcagaaacgttacgatactgctgagaagggttagggttatatcgatcagaaacgttacgatactgctgagaaggtttagggttatatcgatcagaaacgttacgatactgctgagaagggttagggttatatcgatcagaaacgttacgatactgctgagaagggttatatcgatcagaaacgttacgatactgctgagaagggttagggttatatcgatcagaaacgttgcgatactgctgagaagggttatatcgatcagaaacgttacgatactgctgagaagggttagggttatatcgatcaaaaacgttacgatactgctgagaagggttagggttatatcgatcagaaacgttacaatactgctgagaagggttatatcgatcagaaacgttacgatactgctgagaagggttatatcgatcagaaacgttacgatactgctgagaagggttatatcgatcagaaacgttacgatactgctgagaagggttagggttatatcgatcagaaacgttgcgatactgctgagaagggttatatcgatcagaaacgttacgatactgctgagaagggttatatcaatcagaaacgttacgatactgctgagaagggttagggttatatcaatcagaaacgttacgatactgctgagaagggttagggttatatcgatcagaaacgttacgatactgctgagaagggttatatcaatcagaaacgttacgatactgctgagaagggttatatcaatcagaaacgttacgatactgctgagaagggttagggttatatcgatcagaaacgttacaatactgctgagaagggttatatcaatcagaaacgttacgatactgctgagaagggttatatcaatcagaaacgttacgatactgctgagaagggttatatcaatcagaaacgttacgatactgctgagaagggttatatcaatcagaaaagttacgatactgctgagaagggttagagttatatcaatcagaaacgttacgatactgctgagaagggttatatcaatcagaaacgttacgatactgctgagaagggttatatcaatcagaaacgttacgatactgctgagaagggttatatcaatcagaaacgttacgatactgctgagaagggttatatcaatcagaaacgttacgatactgctgagaagggttatatcgatcagaaacgttacgatactgctgagaagggttagggttatatcaatcagaaacgttacaatactgctgagaagggttagggttatatcaatcagaaacgttacgatactgctgagaagggttacatcgatcagaaacgttacaatactgctgagaagggttatatcaatcagaaacgttacgatactgctgagaagggttagggttatatcgatcagaaacgttacgatactgctgagaagggttatatcgatcagaaatgttacgatactgctgagaagggttagggttatatcgatcagaaacgttacgatactgctgagaagggttagggttatatcgatcagaaacgttacgatactgctgagaagggttatatcaatcagaaacgttacgatactgctgagaagggttatatcaatcagaaacgttacgatactgctgagaagggtcagggttatatcgatcagaaacgttactatactgctgagaagggttatatcgatcagaaacgttacgatactgctaagaagggttagggttatatcaatcagaaacgttacgatactgctgagaagggttagggttatatcgatcagaaacgttacgatactgctgagaagggttatatcgatcagaaacgttacgatactgctgagaagggttaggtttatatcgatcagaaacgttacgatactgctgagaagggttatatcaatcagaaacgttacgatactgctgagaagggttatatcaatcagaaacgttacgatgctgctgagaagggttatatcgatcagaaacgttacaatactgctgagaagggttaggtttatatcgatcagaaacgttacgatactgctgagaagggttagggttatatcgatcagaaacgttacgatactgctgagaagggttatatcgatcagaaacgttgcgatactgctgagaagggttatatcgatcagaaacgttgcGATACTGTAAACTACATGAGTTTCAAATATGGAAATAtaaagtgcacatttggactcacgggtgtgtggtttgcttgtatgacatcaaagcattatttattataatcctcaacgccTCATCTTTCGGAACATGTCGACTCCTCTCGATTTACAGCATTtctctcactcagacaacaacaaaTGTGCAAACATAGCCCAATTAGCGGGAGGGATGGGGGCATCTTCTTGTCGCGGGCTGTGCTCAAGTtaacggctgtcagtcaaaacccatacagagctgtgaagcgGAGACCCAGAGCTCTGAAGTCaggtatagcatgttactgtacagccacttcGTTCCAATTCAGGCGCTTATCAATGACAAAATCTGCCATTTTGAAGCCGTATACGGGATGACAGGGGCTGTGAGTGGATTGGGCTATGAGCTTGGTCCATCTGAGACCGCAGCAAATCAAATCCCAGAATGTGAATGGGATCACATTACAGCTGAGAGGATATAGGGCGGTAGAGTGCATTGAAAGGTTGTCTGACCGGTAATAGGAGTTACTGGGTGGATCTTTGAGGTAATAGGAAGATTATGGCCACattgatgtttattttttttgaatAATTGGAAAGCCTTTTATCATGTGGATATATTTTGAGActgatataaaaaataaataaaaaattcttAAGCAATCGTCTCACGTTACTCTACTAAGAGGAACAAGCAAAGTTAacctcgccttctctctctctttctgttcacaATCTCCCCACCTATCCATCTAGATACTAGCTAGCATTGAAGACATTTCAACAGCAAGGCTACCAATATCCACTTTAGCAGATTATATCCACTATTATCACTACATTATATTGATATCCACGACATCGGTGATACCCCAAATCCCCCAAAAACTAAATGATACTTTGTGATAGTCTGATAGTGATAGCTTGTGTCTGTTGTGAGGTGCTACCACAGTACTGAAATATAAAAAGGCCTCGTCATTTCCTGTTAATAAAGACACTGGCCAGTGTTAGGGGACCGACCTGTAGACAGGCCACTCCTATCCCCACAGCTCCGATGATCAGCAGGTGGTCAGCCAGGAACTGCTCCAGCTTGGTGATGCAGCCACCCTGTGGGGAAAAGGTTACAGGTCAGGGGTCAAatcacttcacacacacacacacacacacacacacacacacacacaaacacacacacacaagcacgcatgaTGCACACGTATACattatgaacacacacacctgattgGTGTAGTCAGTGTCTATCATATTTGGATCAAACCAATGCTTTTAAATCCTTGAGGGGGTGTGAACAAGGAGAATTGAAATTGGGCTATGCTCTTCATTTACCATAGTATATTTATCTACCCTACCCTCTCCAGCTTTTTCTATGTCTGTCTCCAAATTGCTGcggtaattgtgtgtgtgtgtgatacagaaTTACACTGCAGAGAACAAACTACAGTAAGATAAAGGACTTGGGCAGTGTAAAGATATTTTAAGATAATACACAACACAGAGGGCTAAAGGTCAAGAGGGAATTAACCATGAATATAAATagtgttttttctgtaatagggaatGAATGATcaatgggtcagagacatgggaggaatttgTCTATACATTGAGcctgaaataggatacttgttatttggccagtGGCCCAGTTTAtttgcaaggaattctaattggtcaaccccaggctagggttgggttataaattACATCCTGTCTCTTTGCTctgtggagagaatcactgaggacagggaagAATGAACATCTACCTCTCAGCATAACATCTAGATTTTtcctctttgaataaacctatttttcttcccctgatttgctttggggtctgtgttattgaagagtaacatcaactgctaacaggcagcctgagagaagtagagagaacagtgggaTTTATTAGGCCTCTCTCAGGAGGCTCCTtctctgaccacacacacacacacacacacacacacacacacacacacatacacaccactcaGATGTGGGTAGAGGGGGCATTGAGGAGCCATGGCTGGATGGAGTGCACGGACACGTCCATGTGCAGTCACCTCCGTACATCCAGTGTCATACTGTTTTACCAAAGAGCTTTGACCAAGTAGGTTGTTTTAAGCCATGTTGTGAGTCGCAGTTCTGAGGACATCTCGGCTTCCTAGACAAGTGAAAACACATTGACGAGCACATTTTCAACCCAAGTGTTTTCCGAGTGTGTGGGGAGCTGTCAACCACAGCTGACTCCCTAAATGCACAGTAAATATTTCAGTTCCACCCATATAAACTTTGTTTAATTATAAAGAGATTTTATCAAAGTTTCACTCCTCTGAACTGGAGTGACATTGACAAGTGGAATGATGATAGCGGGAACCAAGGAgcgagacgtgtgtgtgtgtgtgagtgtgtgaaagagagaaacaagCACAGACTTCTCCTGCTTGTCACAGATAAAAGCGAAAGGAGCATCTCAAATATTGTATGAAATATTCTCCGAGCTCTTACACTCTCAGCCCTTACTGATAAGAAAGCCTGTCAAGTAGAGAAAAGTTGTTGGCTAAAGTGACTTTCCAAACCAGATTATTTGACTGTTTCACTTTCATTGACAGAATAAGAAAGGAGACAGTTGAGCTCTGAGGGACATATCATCTGTCTGTCCCCATTTCAGACATTAGAAATCATTTGATGCCAAATACAACCATCTGGTCCTGAAATATTGATCAATTGTTCCATGTCGAGATCCATTCattttttttgaaatatttatttgAAGGAATATTTTAGGATCCAACTTGAATTGCATTGATCCATTAAATATGAACAAATGGTTAGATCTGAAATCATGATGGACCGTTCCATTCCACTGACAGTGCTGGGCTCTGCTGTCATCGCTATGAAATAGAATGACAACATAACACATTTTTACTGTGAAAGAGTCGAGTTATGACATCCTAAAGTCTGCTGGAACCCATTTGGCACATATTTGCTGTTGAATGATGATTTTCCAATGGTCCCACCCACCTCAGTCTTGTAGATGTTGGAGGGGTGGTCTCTGCGGCCACAGAGGGTGGTGATGGTCTTACAGCAGCTGTCCGGGACCACCCTGCCCTCCGACACAGCCGAGGTCATGTACACACTCTGCAGCCAATCTAATGAGTTGTTGCTGCCACAGCACTTGAACTGACCAACAGAAGAAgaaaagtggaattgtgtttatCATTAGCTACACTTAGTTGATGTCTGAAAACCATCACATCTCATTCAAATCAATCAACAACAAAATGAAGAGGCAGAAAAAAACACATCACAAAAAACATTTGTAAACCAAGTAGTCATAACTACGTATTACAGACTGCATTGACATCTTGCATCATACTGTACCCATATAGTGGATGTGACCTCGCATATGATTAACATTGAACCTCACATGCTTCAAGGTGAAAAgggatgattgtgtgtgtgtgtgtgtgtgtgtgtgtgtgtgtgtgtgtgtgtgtgtaacaactATGTACCATAACTAGTATCAACCAGCTTTACCACTGATGCTCCTGTCCCTTCAAGAAAAACTAAGCAAAGGCTAATGGGAGATTGAGTCCATACATCCTGCTGTAGTCTGTCCACAGCCAGGGTGATGGCCTCTTTCCCTGGCTGGGCGTAGTTCTCTGTCATGGTCTCATTCAGGTGCTGCTTCAGCTCCTCACTGAgctaggggagggagggaagggggagagagggagagagagagagagagagagagagagaacacctcaGTTAGAGTGGTAGAGGAGAGTGAAGTGGGGTTGCCTTGCTTGTGTGATCAGGGCTCAGGATTGCGCTCTGTCTGGAGATCAGGGCTCAGGGTTGAGATCTGTCTGGAGATCAGGGCTCAGGGTTGAGATCTGTCTGGAGATCAGGGCTCAGGGTTGAGGTCTGTCTGGAGATCAGGGCTCAGAGTTGAGGTCTGTCTGGAGATCAGGGCTCAGAGTTGAGGTCTGCCTGGAGATCAGGGCTCAGAGTTTAGGTCTGTCTGGAGATCAGGGCTCAGGGTTGAGCTCTGTCTGGAGATCAGGGCTCAGGGTTGTGCTCTGTCTGGAGATCAGGGCTCAGGGTTGAGCTCTGTCTGGAGATCAGGGCTCAGGGTTGAGGTCTGTCTGGAGATCAGGGCTCAGAGTTGAGGTCTGTCTGGAGATCAGGGCTCAGAGTTGAGGTCTGCCTGGAGATCAGGGCTCAGAGTTTAGGTCTGTCTGGAGATCAGGGCTCAGGGTTGAGCTCTGTCTGGAGATCAGGGCTCAGGGTTGTGCTCTGTCTGGAGATCAGGGCTCAGGGTTGAGCTCTGTCTGGAGATCAGGGCTCAGGGTTGAGCTCTGTCTGGAGATCAGGGCTCAGGGTTGAGCTCTGTCTGGAGATCAGGGCTCAGGGTTGTGCTCTGTCTGGAGATCAGGGCTCAGGGTTGTGCTCTGTCTGGAGATCAGGGCTCAGGGTTGTGCTCTGTCTGGAGATCAGGGCTCAGGGTTGTGCTCTGTCTGGAGATCAGGGCTCAGGGTTGAGCTCTGTCTGGAGATCAGGGCTCCAGATACATGGTCTTTACACAGGTATCATACACACACCAGgtaagcatgcacacacatggcCGCTCAAATGCAATGGAGATCCCAGAACTGCACTCCAGACTCAATGAATAgatgtatttaaaaataaaacaaatacaggGTGGGGGGGTACACAAGAGGATAAAAGATGAAGGTGGAGAAGTAGTCACTCACCCTCTGGTAATACACGTAGGCCAGGACTCCTGCCACCAGCTCTATGAGAAAGATCAATA from Oncorhynchus mykiss isolate Arlee chromosome 15, USDA_OmykA_1.1, whole genome shotgun sequence includes these protein-coding regions:
- the LOC110490781 gene encoding tetraspanin-11 isoform X2 codes for the protein MTAMYKDDQGDWMTVCLKYLLFVFNVLFWVGGAAVMGVGIWTLIDKSDYLSLLASSTFAVSAYILILAGALVMVTGFLGCCAVIREQRSCLSTYFCCLLLIFLIELVAGVLAYVYYQRLSEELKQHLNETMTENYAQPGKEAITLAVDRLQQDFKCCGSNNSLDWLQSVYMTSAVSEGRVVPDSCCKTITTLCGRRDHPSNIYKTEGGCITKLEQFLADHLLIIGAVGIGVACLQLAGAMLTACFIYLLYKEEEEDFSAV